The following are encoded together in the Coffea arabica cultivar ET-39 chromosome 1c, Coffea Arabica ET-39 HiFi, whole genome shotgun sequence genome:
- the LOC113742389 gene encoding double-stranded RNA-binding protein 2-like: MYKNQLQELAQRSCFNLPSYTCIREGPDHAPRFKASVNFNGETFESPHYHSTLRQAEHAAAEVALNSLATRAPSHSLAARIIDETGVYKNLLQEISQRVGSPLPQYTTFRSGLGHLPVFTGTVELAGIMFTGEPAKNKKQAEKNAALAAWSSLKQLAQEDSSSSSEPENNDEQEQIRIARALLNYRLKEKIHMSNSSRTTIPFQKKSFIPPPRPSSPQCRPTAASKILPLFCQNIVSQNKQAVANDSPVPLSQSLSSEARSVHCHKLPTMERATYVPITQYRTPYKGIAPPVTIRTAVPVYSAPPLPAPSASHPRAMQPRPVRMAPPVRIRQAIPVFAAPSATPKRELPSSIAYSLLEKSPPHAEESGSEPSIDINESTVLKCLEHLEI; encoded by the exons ATGTATAAGAACCAGCTGCAAGAGCTGGCGCAGAGAAGCTGCTTTAACTTGCCTTCCTACACTTGCATTAGGGAAGGTCCAGACCACGCTCCCAGGTTCAAGGCTTCCGTTAACTTTAACGGCGAGACGTTCGAAAGTCCCCATTACCACTCTACTCTCCGTCAAGCCGAGCACGCCGCTGCTGAGGTCGCCCTCAATTCTCTCGCCACTCGTGCTCCTTCTCATTCCCTCGCTGCTAGAATCATT GATGAGACGGGTGTCTACAAAAACCTCCTACAGGAGATTTCACAAAGAGTTGGATCGCCTTTGCCCCAGTATACAACTTTCAGGTCAGGTCTGGGGCACCTACCGGTCTTTACAGGAACAGTGGAACTGGCTGGAATAATGTTTACGGGAGAACCCGCTAAGAACAAAAAACAAGCTGAGAAGAATGCTGCCCTGGCAGCTTGGTCATCATTGAAACAAC TGGCACAAGAAGATTCTAGTTCATCGTCAGAGCCAGAGAATAATGATGAACAGGAGCAAATCAGAATAGCTAGAGCCCTACTTAACTACAGGTTGAAGGAGAAGATTCATATGTCTAACAGTAGCAGAACCACTATTCCCTTTCAGAAGAAATCTTTTATTCCACCCCCTCGGCCATCAAGTCCACAGTGTCGTCCCACAGCCGCATCTAAAATCCTCCCCTTGTTTTGCCAAAATATTGTTTCTCAGAATAAACAAGCAGTAGCAAATGACAGCCCTGTTCCATTATCACAGTCTCTTTCATCAGAGGCGCGTTCAGTTCACTGCCACAAGCTTCCTACTATGGAGAGGGCAACTTATGTTCCTATTACACAGTACAGGACACCTTACAAAGGGATTGCTCCTCCTGTTACAATCAGAACAGCAGTACCAGTTTACTCTGCACCACCCCTTCCAGCACCATCTGCAAGTCACCCTCGAGCAATGCAGCCTCGACCTGTGCGAATGGCTCCCCCAGTTCGTATCAGGCAAGCTATTCCTGTATTTGCTGCTCCATCAGCAACCCCAAAGAGAGAATTACCAAGTAGTATAGCTTATAGCTTGTTAGAAAAATCACCACCTCATGCTGAAGAATCAGGAAGTGAGCCAAGCATTGACATAAATGAATCTACAGTTTTGAAGTGCTTGGAACATCTGGAAATTTGA